GCAGCGCCAGGCCGTTGGCGAGCACGGTGCGCACGGCGTCGTTGAGCCACAGCCGGGTGCGCTGGACGTCGGTGACCGGCTCGACGGTCCCGTCCTGGAGCACCGACGGCATCACCCGGCGCTGGTCGTACCAGCGGTGGTAGCTGCCGGCCAGCTCCTCCAGGTACCGGGCGACGCGGTGCGGCTCGCGCAGGGCGGCCGCCTGGGCGACGACCCCGGGGAACTGCGCGAGGGAGGCCAGCACGACCTCCTCGCTGGGGTGGTCGAGCAGCGCGGCGTCGAAGCCGTCCTCGCGCCGCACGCCGACGGTCGCCGCGTTGCGGGCGACGTTGGCGGTGCGGGCGTGGGCGTACTGCACGTAGAAGACCGGGTTGTCGTTGGTGCGCCGCACCAGCAGGTCCAGGTCGATGTCGATCGCGGAGTCGGCGCTGGAGCGGGCCAGGGCGTACCGGGCGGCGTCGACCCCGACGCCGTCGACGAGGTCCTCCATCGTCACCACGGTGCCGGCGCGCTTGCTCATCCGGACCGGGGCGCCGTCCTTGACGAGGTTGACCATCTGGCCGATGAGGACCTCGACCCGGTCGGGGTCGTCGCCGAAGGCCGCCGCGGCGGCCTTGAGCCGGGCGACGTAGCCGTGGTGGTCGGCGCCGAGCATGTAGATGGCGTGGTCGGCGCCGCGGCGCCGCTTGTCCCGGAAGTACGCGAGGTCGCCGGCGATGTAGGCGGGCTGGCCGTCGGACTTGATGACGACGCGGTCCTTGTCGTCGCCGAACTCGGTCGAGCGCAGCCACCAGGCGCCCTCGGCCGGGTACAGCCGCCCGGACGCCTTGAGCTCCTCCAGCGCCGCCTCGACCGCGCCCGAGGCGTGCAGGGAGTCCTCGTGGAAGTACACGTCGAAGTCCACGCCGAAGTCGTGGAGGCTCTGCTTGATCGCGGTGAACATGAGGTCGACGCCGGTGGCCCGGAAGACCTCCTGGGCCTGCTCGTCGGGCAGGTCGAGCACCTCGCGGCCCCGCAGGTCGAGCACCTGCGCAGCGATGTCGTCGATGTACTGCCCGGCGTAGCCGTCCTCCGGCACCTCGAGGCCGCGGGCCCGGGCGAGCAGCGAGCGCGCGAACCGGTCGATCTGCGCGCCGTGGTCGTTGAAGTAGTACTCACGGACCACCTGCGCGCCGGAGGCCTCGAGGACCCGGGCGAGGGAGTCGCCGACGGCGGCCCAGCGGGTGCCGCCCAGGTGGATCGGCCCGGTCGGGTTGGCGCTGACGAACTCGAGGTTGACGACCTCGCCCGCGAAGGCCTCGTTGTGCCCGTAGACCGACCCCGCCTCCACGACCGTGCGCGCGAGCGCGCCGGCGCTCGCGGTGTCGACG
Above is a window of Aquipuribacter hungaricus DNA encoding:
- the argS gene encoding arginine--tRNA ligase, which produces MTPETLADAVRTCLLEAVGAGELRAEVPARVTVERPRNRDHGDWSTNVALQLAKGAGVPPRQVADLLAARLRQVEGVSAVDVAGPGFLNVTVDTASAGALARTVVEAGSVYGHNEAFAGEVVNLEFVSANPTGPIHLGGTRWAAVGDSLARVLEASGAQVVREYYFNDHGAQIDRFARSLLARARGLEVPEDGYAGQYIDDIAAQVLDLRGREVLDLPDEQAQEVFRATGVDLMFTAIKQSLHDFGVDFDVYFHEDSLHASGAVEAALEELKASGRLYPAEGAWWLRSTEFGDDKDRVVIKSDGQPAYIAGDLAYFRDKRRRGADHAIYMLGADHHGYVARLKAAAAAFGDDPDRVEVLIGQMVNLVKDGAPVRMSKRAGTVVTMEDLVDGVGVDAARYALARSSADSAIDIDLDLLVRRTNDNPVFYVQYAHARTANVARNAATVGVRREDGFDAALLDHPSEEVVLASLAQFPGVVAQAAALREPHRVARYLEELAGSYHRWYDQRRVMPSVLQDGTVEPVTDVQRTRLWLNDAVRTVLANGLALLGVSAPERM